From a single Ooceraea biroi isolate clonal line C1 chromosome 12, Obir_v5.4, whole genome shotgun sequence genomic region:
- the LOC105276591 gene encoding glyoxalase domain-containing protein 4 isoform X1, with translation MINGRALHFVFKIPDRKLTAKFYREILGMKVLRHEEFADGCEAACNGPYANRWSKTMIGYGPEDTHFVIELTYNYGIKKYEIGNDFKAITIRSKDIIDRARANGWPMHEENGKFVMEAPGGYKYHIINEQHSANSDPVEKVTLSSSNLERTIAYWKDMLGLKIFDRKDKSVLLGYNEDQAKLEFEDIGTAVNHAKAYGRIAFSVPHSQQPMIQKSIKDSGNKILTDLITLDTPGKASVRVIILADPDGHEICFVDDEGFRQLSVPDYPSEAILDRYIEKEAANNV, from the exons ATGATCAACGGACGTGCATTACATTTTGTATTCAAGATACCAGACCGTAAATTAACGGCTAAATTTTATCGCGAGATTCTCGGAATGAAG GTGTTGAGGCACGAGGAATTTGCGGACGGATGTGAGGCAGCGTGTAACGG ACCATACGCAAACCGTTGGAGCAAGACGATGATAGGATATGGCCCTGAAGACACGCATTTTGTAATCGAACTGACGTACAATTATGGaattaagaaatatgagattGGTAATGATTTTAAAGCCATCACCATTCGTTCAAAAGACATAATTGACAGAGCACGTGCCAATGGCTGGCCAATGCATGAAGAAAATGGGAAATTTGTGATGGAGGCACCAGGTGGATACAAATATCACATTATTAATGAGCAACATTCTGCTAATAGCG ATCCAGTCGAGAAAGTTACCTTGTCCAGTTCCAATCTGGAACGCACTATTGCTTACTGGAAGGACATGTTAGGCTTGAAGATATTTGATCGGAAGGATAAAAGCGTGTTGTTGGGCTACAATGAGGATCAAGCTAAACTTGAATTTGAAGACATTG GCACTGCAGTTAATCATGCAAAAGCATACGGGCGTATCGCTTTCTCGGTACCACATTCGCAACAACCGATGATTCAAAAAAGTATCAAAGACAGTGGAAATAAAATCTTGACTGATCTCATCACTCTGGATACACCAGGGAAAGCTTCTGTACGAGTTATTATTCTTGCCGATCCg GATGGACATGAAATCTGCTTTGTAGATGATGAAGGATTTAGGCAACTTTCAGTGCCAGATTATCCAAGTGAGGCAATTTTAGACAGGTACATCGAGAAGGAAGCGGCAAATAatgtgtaa
- the LOC105276597 gene encoding poly(U)-specific endoribonuclease homolog, with protein sequence MEIRILLSLLLITLLVTNDVNAARHSSGHSRGGSRGRSSSHSSGSRWSSGSSSGGHTSSHSFGHGTSSGGHTTGSRPFGGSSSSGHTTGSHSFGHESSSGGHMTGSNPTRHGTTSSQTSHQQNKDSSTSLLHAEGGGLTRPQTYPGSQTGKTGVTNDMRQNSAPKPSAPHNPSAPYNPSAPHNPSAPKPSAPHNPSAPYNPSASHNPSAPYNPSAPYNPSAPYNPSAPYNPSAPPAAPKSTVPLQNHAPTSFGQPSAPSNPSWSNPHFNPNQPHPPNPASSNIGFRDHLRPTSMPMPQQGAPYPRPPYPTHPNSYPSSHPISHTNQPHFTHNPSQTIGHPSSYPAHIPPPVPGTFGNPYSTHPVGVGYGHGSPAHSYYPQQHFLSQPAAQPYIPGQTVIMVPGQQNSGRGFGQMVKEALVFSTVNAGVNRLLNPHHHHYMHDHYSRPVDSSSGSTSETHITYNNHYFNSAPDQSPPVPASPYGPSQGNVPGTYPSYPSPVNNPVITPGVSTPMIVGNNNSAIYPNAPPSGNPSTAGVSNNMNGPPVTSSNGATGNAKNNQGAAVYFPQYTVSDNDLWTLTEELFAKQEVDISKYLTLYLQSKSENATDAATVPLFFAQQEVYNYPTILTIRALYDNYEHNSTIKETHSSEKRKEQDLLLDVFLNTNVMARAMQWLADRGFINPDDFERKETLRHIWFSQFDGATSGFERVFTSERYGQDLLGVQDWIYFNYQESKNRIKYMGYVDKLQFGDNASLLKLNFKMDDIVRPNATIFVGTLPELEMSLYTICFYVRSNDLCPISLGGAKFHIFTHSFRYYGKDLIDLALPIF encoded by the exons ATGGAAATCCGAATTTTGCTGTCTCTCTTACTCATAACGCTCCTTGTAACAA ATGATGTAAATGCAGCGAGACATTCTTCAGGTCATTCACGAGGTGGATCAAGAGGTCGTTCTTCAAGTCATTCTTCAG GCTCAAGATGGAGTTCTGGAAGTTCATCTGGCGGACACACAAGCTCACATTCTTTTGGACATGGAACTTCGTCGGGCGGGCATACGACAGGATCACGCCCGTTCGGAGGCTCATCAAGTAGTGGACACACGACGGGATCACACTCTTTCGGACATGAAAGTTCGTCAGGAGGACACATGACGGGATCAAATCCGACTAGACACGGAACTACGTCGA GTCAAACTTCGCATCAGCAAAATAAGGATTCGTCCACGTCTCTTTTACATGCTGAAGGAGGAGGCCTTACTCGACCCC AAACTTATCCTGGAAGCCAAACAGGAAAAACAGGTGTTACGAACGACATGAGACAAAATTCTGCACCAAAACCATCAGCGCCGCATAATCCGTCTGCACCATACAATCCTTCAGCGCCGCATAATCCGTCTGCACCAAAACCATCAGCGCCGCATAATCCGTCTGCACCATACAATCCTTCAGCGTCGCATAATCCGTCTGCACCATACAATCCTTCAGCACCGTATAATCCGTCTGCACCATACAATCCTTCAGCGCCGTATAATCCATCAGCACCGCCCGCTGCTCCGAAATCTACTGTGCCTTTGCAAAACCATG CTCCGACCTCTTTCGGTCAGCCGAGCGCGCCTTCCAATCCTTCCTGGAGTAATCCACACTTCAATCCGAACCAACCGCATCCACCAAATCCGGCTTCCAGCAATATCGGATTCAGGGATCATCTACGTCCAACGTCGATGCCGATGCCCCAGCAAGGTGCTCCCTACCCGCGTCCTCCGTATCCCACTCACCCCAATTCGTATCCCTCTTCTCATCCTATCAGTCATACGAATCAACCTCATTTCACGCACAATCCCAGCCAAACGATCGGGCATCCCTCCAGTTATCCAGCGCATATTCCACCACCTGTACCAGGCACGTTTGGCAATCCTTATTCCACTCACCCTGTTGGCGTAGGATACGGACATGGTTCACCTGCACATAGTTATTATCCTCAGCAACACTTTCTGTCGCAACCAGCGGCACAACCGTACATACCTGGCCAAACGGTCATAATGGTTCCCGGTCAGCAAAACAGTGGCAGAGGCTTCGGTCAGATGGTGAAGGAGGCACTCGTCTTCTCCACCGTTAACGCCGGCGTGAATAGACTATTGAACCCCCATCATCATCACTACATGCACGACCACTATAGCAGACCAGTGGACAGTAGCAGTGGCTCTACAAGTGAAACGCATATCACTTATAATAATCACTATTTTAACAGTGCTCCAGATCAGTCTCCTCCGGTACCGGCTTCACCGTATGGTCCATCCCAGGGAAATGTCCCTGGCACGTATCCCAGTTATCCAAGTCCGGTGAACAATCCAGTCATCACTCCAGGTGTATCGACGCCGATGATTGTCGGAAACAACAATAGCGCGATATACCCAAATGCTCCTCCCTCGGGTAATCCTTCCACAGCGGGCGTAAGTAACAATATGAACGGTCCTCCGGTTACATCTTCTAATGGAGCTACTGGCAACGCAAAGAACAATCAAGGAGCAGCTGTCTACTTCCCGCAGTACACGGTATCTGATAACGATCTGTGGACGTTAACCGAAGAACTGTTCGCGAAGCAAGAAGTCGATATATCCAAATACTTGACATTATATCTGCAAAGCAAATCTGAAAACGCGACGGATGCAGCTACCGTGCC attatttttCGCGCAGCAAGAGGTGTACAATTACCCGACGATCTTGACTATTCGAGCACTCTACGACAATTACGAACACAATTCTACGATAAAGGAAACACATAGCTCCGAAAAGAGGAAGGAGCAAGATCTCCTGTTGGACGTGTTCCTGAACACGAATGTGATGGCCCGAGCTATGCAGTGGCTGGCGGATCGCGGTTTCATCAACCCGGATGATTTCGAAAGGAAAGAAACTCTGCGGCATATCTGGTTCAGTCAATTCGACGGTGCCACATCGGGATTCGAACGAGTGTTTACATCCGAAAGATACGGCCAGGATCTTCTTGGTGTGCAGGACtggatttattttaattatcaagaaTCGAAGAACCGTATCAAGTACATGGGATACGTCGACAAGTTGCAGTTTGGTGAC AATGCTTCATTGTTGAAGCTAAACTTTAAAATGGACGATATTGTTAGACCAAACGCGACGATATTTGTTGGTACACTTCCTGAACTGGAAATGTCCTTGTACACAATATGCTTTTACGTCAGATCAAACGATTTGTGTCCCATTTCTCTTGGTGGAGCCAAGTTCCATATTTTCACTCATTCATTCAGATACTATGGAAAAGACCTCATAGATCTTGCACTTCCTATTTTCTGA
- the LOC105276591 gene encoding glyoxalase domain-containing protein 4 isoform X2, whose amino-acid sequence MIGYGPEDTHFVIELTYNYGIKKYEIGNDFKAITIRSKDIIDRARANGWPMHEENGKFVMEAPGGYKYHIINEQHSANSDPVEKVTLSSSNLERTIAYWKDMLGLKIFDRKDKSVLLGYNEDQAKLEFEDIGTAVNHAKAYGRIAFSVPHSQQPMIQKSIKDSGNKILTDLITLDTPGKASVRVIILADPDGHEICFVDDEGFRQLSVPDYPSEAILDRYIEKEAANNV is encoded by the exons ATGATAGGATATGGCCCTGAAGACACGCATTTTGTAATCGAACTGACGTACAATTATGGaattaagaaatatgagattGGTAATGATTTTAAAGCCATCACCATTCGTTCAAAAGACATAATTGACAGAGCACGTGCCAATGGCTGGCCAATGCATGAAGAAAATGGGAAATTTGTGATGGAGGCACCAGGTGGATACAAATATCACATTATTAATGAGCAACATTCTGCTAATAGCG ATCCAGTCGAGAAAGTTACCTTGTCCAGTTCCAATCTGGAACGCACTATTGCTTACTGGAAGGACATGTTAGGCTTGAAGATATTTGATCGGAAGGATAAAAGCGTGTTGTTGGGCTACAATGAGGATCAAGCTAAACTTGAATTTGAAGACATTG GCACTGCAGTTAATCATGCAAAAGCATACGGGCGTATCGCTTTCTCGGTACCACATTCGCAACAACCGATGATTCAAAAAAGTATCAAAGACAGTGGAAATAAAATCTTGACTGATCTCATCACTCTGGATACACCAGGGAAAGCTTCTGTACGAGTTATTATTCTTGCCGATCCg GATGGACATGAAATCTGCTTTGTAGATGATGAAGGATTTAGGCAACTTTCAGTGCCAGATTATCCAAGTGAGGCAATTTTAGACAGGTACATCGAGAAGGAAGCGGCAAATAatgtgtaa